A window from Thalassophryne amazonica chromosome 15, fThaAma1.1, whole genome shotgun sequence encodes these proteins:
- the g3bp2 gene encoding ras GTPase-activating protein-binding protein 2 isoform X2, with protein sequence MVMEKPSPLLVGREFVRQYYTLLNKAPDFLHRFYGRNSSYVHGGLDPNGKLTEAVYGQAEIHKKVMSLQFSECHTKIRHVDAHATLNDGVVVQVLGELSNNGQPMRKFMQTFVLAPEGSVANKFYVHNDIFRYEDEVFGDSEAELDEESEEEVEEEPEERQPSPEPLQESPNSSTYYESHPVSNGVEESIEEPAPEPEPEPEPEPKVEEIKPEDDEKALEEMEEKTPSPVPVESPPNTQEPPKAFSWASVTSKNLPPSGTVTSSGISPHVVKAPSSQPRVEAKPETQTPPLRPRDQRTRDRPAFTSRGPRPDGVASSESQTGKPHTSFVNKGGRGDMENSEMDGRRIVRYPDSHQLFVGNLPHDIDESELKEFFMSYGNVVELRINTKGVGGKLPNFGFVVFDDSDPVQRILGAKPIMFRGEVRLNVEEKKTRAVRERETRGGGADDRRDMRRNDRGPGGSRGIVGSGVMRDRDGRGPPPRGGMAPKPGMGRGTSGQGEGRFTTQRR encoded by the exons ATGGTGATGGAGAAGCCAAGTCCCCTGCTTGTAGGGCGGGAGTTTGTGAGGCAGTATTACACACTGTTAAACAAGGCACCTGATTTCCTCCACAG GTTCTATGGGAGGAATTCTTCCTATGTTCACGGTGGACTTGATCCGAATGGAAAGCTGACAGAAGCAGTGTATGGACAAGCG GAAATTCACAAAAAGGTCATGTCTCTGCAATTCAGTGAATGCCACACAAAGATCAGGCATGTGGATGCCCATGCCACTCTAAATGATGGAGTGGTGGTTCAGGTCCTCGGAGAACTGTCCAACAACGGTCAGCCCATGAGGAAGTTTATGCAGACATTTGTGCTTGCTCCAGAG GGTTCGGTGGCAAACAAATTCTACGTCCACAATGACATCTTTCGTTATGAGGATGAGGTTTTTGGTGATTCTGAAGCGGAGCTTGATGAAG AATCAGAGGAGGAAGTTGAAGAAGAGCCAGAAGAGAGACAGCCATCCCCAGAACCACTTCAAGAAAGCCCCAACAGCTCCACATACTATGAATCACACCCTGTCAG TAATGGTGTAGAAGAGTCGATAGAGGAACCagctccggagccagaaccagagcCTGAACCCGAGCCCAAAGTGGAGGAGATTAAGCCAGAAGATGATGAGAAGGCTCTGGAAGAGATGGAGGAAAAGACACCTTCACCTGTTCCTGTAGAGTCTCCTCCAAATACCCAGGAGCCTCCCAAG GCTTTCTCCTGGGCCTCTGTGACCAGTAAAAACCTGCCTCCTTCTGGTACAGTCACCTCCTCTGGAATCTCACCCCATGTTGTTAAAGCTCCAAGCTCACAG CCCAGAGTTGAAGCCAAGCCAGAGacacaaaccccacccctgcgacCCAGAGACCAACGCACACGTGACAGACCAGCTTTTACCTCACGGGGACCGAGACCCG ATGGTGTTGCATCTTCGGAGTCACAGACAGGAAAGCCGCACACGAGTTTTGTTAATAAGG GTGGCAGGGGAGACATGGAAAACAGTGAAATGGATGGTAGGCGGATTGTCCGGTACCCAGACAGCCACCAACTTTTTGTTGGCAACCTCCCACATGACATTGACGAGAGCGAGCTCAAAGAATTCTTCATGT CATATGGAAACGTTGTGGAGCTGCGAATCAACACCAAGGGTGTGGGTGGAAAGCTGCCTAATTTTGGATTTGTGGTCTTTGATGACTCTGACCCTGTTCAGAGAATTCTGGGGGCCAAG CCCATTATGTTTCGAGGGGAGGTGCGTCTGAATGTGGAGGAGAAGAAAACGCGGGCAGTGCGTGAACGAGAGACCCGTGGTGGTGGAGCAGATGACAGACGGGACATGCGGCGCAATGACCGGGGTCCTGGAGGCTCACGCGGCATTGTTGGAAGTGGAGTGATGCGTGACCGCGACGGGAGGGGACCACCGCCTCGAGGCGGTATGGCCCCCAAACCTGGCATGGGGCGGGGCACAAGTGGCCAAGGAGAAGGTCGCTTCACAACCCAGCGCCGCTGA
- the g3bp2 gene encoding ras GTPase-activating protein-binding protein 2 isoform X1 encodes MVMEKPSPLLVGREFVRQYYTLLNKAPDFLHRFYGRNSSYVHGGLDPNGKLTEAVYGQAEIHKKVMSLQFSECHTKIRHVDAHATLNDGVVVQVLGELSNNGQPMRKFMQTFVLAPEGSVANKFYVHNDIFRYEDEVFGDSEAELDEESEEEVEEEPEERQPSPEPLQESPNSSTYYESHPVSNGVEESIEEPAPEPEPEPEPEPKVEEIKPEDDEKALEEMEEKTPSPVPVESPPNTQEPPKAFSWASVTSKNLPPSGTVTSSGISPHVVKAPSSQPRVEAKPETQTPPLRPRDQRTRDRPAFTSRGPRPDGVASSESQTGKPHTSFVNKGGRGDMENSEMDGRRIVRYPDSHQLFVGNLPHDIDESELKEFFMSYGNVVELRINTKGVGGKLPNFGFVVFDDSDPVQRILGAKVEGPIMFRGEVRLNVEEKKTRAVRERETRGGGADDRRDMRRNDRGPGGSRGIVGSGVMRDRDGRGPPPRGGMAPKPGMGRGTSGQGEGRFTTQRR; translated from the exons ATGGTGATGGAGAAGCCAAGTCCCCTGCTTGTAGGGCGGGAGTTTGTGAGGCAGTATTACACACTGTTAAACAAGGCACCTGATTTCCTCCACAG GTTCTATGGGAGGAATTCTTCCTATGTTCACGGTGGACTTGATCCGAATGGAAAGCTGACAGAAGCAGTGTATGGACAAGCG GAAATTCACAAAAAGGTCATGTCTCTGCAATTCAGTGAATGCCACACAAAGATCAGGCATGTGGATGCCCATGCCACTCTAAATGATGGAGTGGTGGTTCAGGTCCTCGGAGAACTGTCCAACAACGGTCAGCCCATGAGGAAGTTTATGCAGACATTTGTGCTTGCTCCAGAG GGTTCGGTGGCAAACAAATTCTACGTCCACAATGACATCTTTCGTTATGAGGATGAGGTTTTTGGTGATTCTGAAGCGGAGCTTGATGAAG AATCAGAGGAGGAAGTTGAAGAAGAGCCAGAAGAGAGACAGCCATCCCCAGAACCACTTCAAGAAAGCCCCAACAGCTCCACATACTATGAATCACACCCTGTCAG TAATGGTGTAGAAGAGTCGATAGAGGAACCagctccggagccagaaccagagcCTGAACCCGAGCCCAAAGTGGAGGAGATTAAGCCAGAAGATGATGAGAAGGCTCTGGAAGAGATGGAGGAAAAGACACCTTCACCTGTTCCTGTAGAGTCTCCTCCAAATACCCAGGAGCCTCCCAAG GCTTTCTCCTGGGCCTCTGTGACCAGTAAAAACCTGCCTCCTTCTGGTACAGTCACCTCCTCTGGAATCTCACCCCATGTTGTTAAAGCTCCAAGCTCACAG CCCAGAGTTGAAGCCAAGCCAGAGacacaaaccccacccctgcgacCCAGAGACCAACGCACACGTGACAGACCAGCTTTTACCTCACGGGGACCGAGACCCG ATGGTGTTGCATCTTCGGAGTCACAGACAGGAAAGCCGCACACGAGTTTTGTTAATAAGG GTGGCAGGGGAGACATGGAAAACAGTGAAATGGATGGTAGGCGGATTGTCCGGTACCCAGACAGCCACCAACTTTTTGTTGGCAACCTCCCACATGACATTGACGAGAGCGAGCTCAAAGAATTCTTCATGT CATATGGAAACGTTGTGGAGCTGCGAATCAACACCAAGGGTGTGGGTGGAAAGCTGCCTAATTTTGGATTTGTGGTCTTTGATGACTCTGACCCTGTTCAGAGAATTCTGGGGGCCAAGGTAGAAGGG CCCATTATGTTTCGAGGGGAGGTGCGTCTGAATGTGGAGGAGAAGAAAACGCGGGCAGTGCGTGAACGAGAGACCCGTGGTGGTGGAGCAGATGACAGACGGGACATGCGGCGCAATGACCGGGGTCCTGGAGGCTCACGCGGCATTGTTGGAAGTGGAGTGATGCGTGACCGCGACGGGAGGGGACCACCGCCTCGAGGCGGTATGGCCCCCAAACCTGGCATGGGGCGGGGCACAAGTGGCCAAGGAGAAGGTCGCTTCACAACCCAGCGCCGCTGA